A window of Prolixibacter sp. SD074 contains these coding sequences:
- a CDS encoding glutathione peroxidase, with protein sequence MNDIYSFEAETLEREKVTLDAYRGKVVLIVNTASKCGFTPQYEGLEKIYGQYKDDGLVILGFPCNQFANQEPGGKESIEQTCRVNYGVTFPMFSKIEVNGTNAHPLYEFLKKEKPGFPGRRIKWNFTKFLVDRNGKPVKRFAPHFQPKKLGKYIEPLLNAK encoded by the coding sequence ATGAATGATATCTACAGCTTTGAAGCCGAAACACTGGAAAGGGAGAAAGTAACACTTGACGCTTACCGCGGGAAAGTGGTGTTGATTGTGAACACGGCCAGCAAGTGCGGCTTTACCCCTCAATACGAGGGACTGGAAAAAATTTACGGGCAATATAAAGATGATGGCCTGGTCATCCTCGGTTTTCCTTGCAACCAATTTGCCAACCAGGAGCCCGGGGGCAAAGAGAGTATTGAACAGACGTGCCGGGTAAATTACGGCGTTACCTTCCCGATGTTTTCCAAGATTGAGGTGAACGGGACGAACGCCCATCCTTTATACGAATTCCTGAAAAAAGAAAAACCCGGTTTCCCCGGAAGACGAATCAAATGGAACTTCACCAAATTCCTGGTCGACCGGAACGGAAAACCGGTGAAACGTTTCGCCCCTCACTTTCAGCCGAAAAAACTGGGTAAATATATCGAGCCGTTATTGAACGCCAAATAA
- the lipB gene encoding lipoyl(octanoyl) transferase LipB — protein MTKMNHKVQYLDFGVAEYKHTWDRQEELMGETIRMKLDNKNAGPSSRKETPNYLIFVEHPHVYTLGKSGDEHNLLLNYIQLQAKDAAFFRTNRGGDITYHGPGQIVGYPIIDLENFDIGLRQYIYNLEETIIKTIAEFGLEGSRDESATGVWLDVGKPTERKICAIGVKSSRHVTMHGFAFNVNTNLDYFQYINPCGFVDKGVTSLQKELGQEQDFEAIKALARQKFAEVFGAELV, from the coding sequence ATAACCAAAATGAATCATAAAGTTCAGTATCTCGATTTCGGTGTAGCCGAATATAAACATACCTGGGATCGTCAGGAGGAGTTGATGGGGGAAACCATCCGGATGAAACTGGATAATAAAAATGCAGGGCCCTCTTCCCGGAAGGAAACCCCTAATTATTTGATTTTTGTCGAACATCCCCATGTGTACACGCTGGGGAAAAGCGGCGACGAACACAATCTACTGCTTAATTATATCCAGCTACAGGCAAAGGATGCCGCATTCTTCCGTACGAACCGCGGCGGCGATATTACCTATCATGGTCCCGGGCAAATTGTGGGCTATCCCATCATCGACCTGGAGAATTTCGATATCGGTTTGCGTCAGTATATCTATAACCTGGAAGAAACCATCATCAAAACCATTGCTGAATTTGGACTGGAAGGTTCGCGCGACGAAAGCGCCACCGGAGTCTGGCTGGATGTGGGCAAACCTACTGAGCGGAAAATTTGCGCCATCGGGGTGAAGAGCTCACGCCACGTCACCATGCACGGGTTCGCCTTCAATGTGAATACCAACCTCGATTATTTTCAGTACATTAATCCGTGTGGATTTGTCGACAAGGGAGTGACTTCACTGCAAAAAGAACTGGGCCAAGAGCAGGATTTCGAAGCCATTAAAGCGCTCGCCCGGCAGAAATTTGCCGAGGTGTTTGGTGCCGAATTAGTGTGA
- the lipA gene encoding lipoyl synthase: METRRKPDWLKIKVPIGTNYRHVKGVVRDHHLHTICTSGQCPNMGECWGAGTATFMILGEICTRSCKFCATKTGRPKPLDPNEPANVARSVKLMNLKHAVITSVDRDDLPDGGAAHWVETINKIKEVNPDTTMEVLIPDFDGKPELVKQIIDAKPDIISHNLETIERLTPQVRSKAEYNISLKVIKTISESGTVSKSGLMLGLGETLDEIYKAMDDLVANGCEILTMGQYLQPTKIHLPVEEYVHPDKFRALKEEGLRRGFRIVESGPLVRSSYHAERHIRPRVN; this comes from the coding sequence ATGGAGACTAGAAGAAAGCCCGATTGGCTGAAGATTAAGGTGCCGATTGGGACGAATTACCGTCACGTAAAAGGTGTCGTTCGTGATCACCATCTACATACCATTTGTACCAGCGGACAGTGCCCGAACATGGGGGAGTGCTGGGGAGCCGGAACCGCTACCTTCATGATTCTGGGGGAAATATGCACCCGTTCGTGTAAGTTTTGCGCCACCAAAACCGGTCGCCCGAAACCCCTGGACCCGAATGAGCCCGCCAATGTGGCCCGTTCGGTGAAGTTGATGAATCTAAAACACGCCGTGATTACCTCGGTTGACCGTGATGACCTGCCGGATGGAGGTGCCGCTCACTGGGTGGAAACCATCAACAAGATTAAGGAAGTGAATCCGGATACCACCATGGAAGTACTGATTCCTGATTTTGATGGAAAGCCGGAACTGGTGAAACAAATCATCGATGCGAAGCCCGATATCATTTCGCATAACCTCGAAACCATCGAGCGTTTGACTCCGCAGGTGCGGAGTAAGGCGGAATATAATATCAGCCTGAAAGTGATTAAGACGATTTCCGAATCGGGAACGGTTTCCAAATCCGGATTAATGCTCGGCCTGGGCGAAACCCTTGATGAGATTTATAAAGCAATGGATGACCTGGTGGCCAATGGCTGCGAAATCCTCACCATGGGACAGTACCTGCAGCCTACCAAAATCCATCTTCCGGTAGAGGAATACGTTCATCCTGATAAATTCCGTGCGTTGAAAGAAGAAGGATTGCGCCGCGGCTTCCGGATTGTGGAGAGCGGACCGCTCGTTCGTTCATCATATCATGCCGAACGTCATATCAGGCCCCGGGTGAATTAA
- a CDS encoding MFS transporter has product MKALQVFKKFPRTFWVANSMELFERWAWYGFYIMFALYLTKSTDEGALGFTQVQKGWIMGVGTAILYFLPVITGAISDKIGYKKTLYIAYTVYTTAFLAMPFFHSFISVFAIFLYLALGAALFKPIVSATVAKTTDKTTSSIGFGIFYMMVNIGAFVGPFVTGHFREISWDYVFVSSALVIAFNFVLLTFFYKEPRHDDEPEKVKEPLGKNIVGAFKNIGVALSDVKFVIFLIIIAGFWTMYNQLFFTLPVFIDQWVDTTPVYDFLANVWPWLAQKLGTEQGTIPAEYLVNVDAGSIILFQIIISAIVMRLRPLNAMITGIFVASIGIGLSMMTHSGMFVVLALFIFSIGEMSSSPKITEYIGHIAPPDKTALYMGTSFLPVAAGNFFAGIISGNVYQQMSDKVQLARNEMVARGIHLPAISHKFTQNDFLEAAAHKLNMNMHEFQMFLWDKYHPSHIWMVIFGIGLGATILLFLYDRIILKKQ; this is encoded by the coding sequence ATGAAGGCACTTCAGGTTTTTAAAAAATTTCCACGCACATTTTGGGTTGCGAACTCGATGGAGTTATTTGAGCGTTGGGCGTGGTATGGTTTCTATATAATGTTTGCACTTTACCTTACCAAATCTACGGATGAAGGAGCATTAGGATTCACCCAGGTCCAGAAAGGTTGGATCATGGGGGTCGGGACAGCCATATTGTATTTCCTCCCGGTTATTACCGGGGCCATTTCCGATAAAATTGGTTACAAAAAGACCTTGTATATTGCATATACGGTCTATACGACCGCATTCCTGGCTATGCCATTCTTCCACTCTTTTATTTCCGTATTTGCTATTTTCCTGTATCTCGCACTTGGCGCCGCCCTGTTCAAACCCATTGTTTCGGCAACTGTAGCAAAAACTACCGACAAAACCACTTCCTCCATTGGTTTTGGTATTTTTTACATGATGGTGAATATCGGGGCTTTTGTTGGTCCGTTTGTCACTGGTCACTTCAGGGAAATTTCCTGGGATTATGTATTCGTCTCCTCGGCACTGGTTATCGCCTTCAATTTTGTTTTGCTGACCTTCTTCTACAAAGAGCCCCGGCACGACGATGAACCTGAAAAAGTAAAAGAACCTCTTGGGAAAAATATCGTTGGAGCATTTAAAAATATCGGCGTGGCACTGAGCGACGTCAAATTCGTCATCTTCCTTATCATTATTGCCGGGTTCTGGACCATGTATAACCAGTTGTTCTTCACGCTACCGGTATTCATCGATCAGTGGGTCGACACCACCCCTGTTTATGATTTTCTGGCCAACGTATGGCCTTGGCTGGCACAAAAACTTGGGACCGAACAGGGAACTATTCCGGCTGAATATTTGGTTAATGTGGATGCAGGCTCCATTATTCTGTTCCAGATTATTATCTCTGCTATCGTGATGCGACTGCGTCCGCTGAATGCCATGATAACCGGAATCTTCGTGGCTTCGATTGGTATCGGTTTGTCGATGATGACCCATAGCGGAATGTTTGTGGTCCTTGCCCTTTTCATATTTTCCATTGGCGAAATGTCGAGCTCACCAAAAATTACCGAATACATCGGACATATTGCCCCGCCCGACAAAACAGCACTATACATGGGCACCTCGTTTCTACCGGTAGCCGCCGGAAACTTTTTCGCCGGTATCATTTCCGGCAACGTTTACCAACAAATGTCCGATAAAGTGCAATTGGCCAGGAACGAGATGGTCGCCCGGGGCATTCATCTACCGGCCATCAGTCATAAGTTTACCCAAAACGATTTTCTGGAAGCTGCAGCCCACAAACTGAATATGAACATGCACGAATTCCAGATGTTCCTTTGGGACAAATATCATCCATCTCATATTTGGATGGTGATATTCGGAATCGGATTAGGCGCAACGATTCTGCTGTTCCTTTATGATCGGATCATACTGAAAAAACAATAA
- the rplM gene encoding 50S ribosomal protein L13, whose protein sequence is MDTLSYKTVSANSATVNKEWIVVDATDQALGRFASKVAKIIRGKNKPNFTPHVDCGDNVIVINAEKIRLTGNKWNAKEYIRYTGYPGGQRTQTAKDILAKHPERLVEKAVKGMLPKNRLGRKLFTNLYVFVGSGHDKQAQNPKVINIDNIK, encoded by the coding sequence GTGGATACTTTGAGTTACAAAACCGTTTCGGCAAATAGCGCTACGGTAAATAAAGAATGGATTGTGGTTGACGCCACTGATCAGGCCCTTGGTCGGTTTGCCAGCAAAGTTGCCAAGATCATCAGGGGAAAGAACAAACCAAACTTCACCCCCCACGTTGATTGCGGTGACAATGTAATTGTTATCAATGCAGAGAAAATCCGTCTTACCGGAAACAAGTGGAATGCCAAAGAATACATCCGCTACACCGGATATCCGGGTGGCCAGCGTACGCAGACTGCCAAAGATATTCTGGCCAAACATCCGGAAAGACTGGTTGAAAAAGCTGTAAAAGGTATGCTCCCGAAAAACCGTTTGGGACGCAAACTCTTTACAAACCTGTATGTATTTGTGGGTAGCGGGCATGACAAACAAGCTCAAAACCCGAAAGTAATTAACATTGATAACATTAAATAA
- the rpsI gene encoding 30S ribosomal protein S9 — translation MEIINAIGRRKAAVARVYVTEGKGNITINKRDLAEYFPVDTMQYIVKQPLNLLEVAGQYDIKVNLDGGGVKGQAEALRLGISRALIKIDEESRPKLKAAGFLTRDPREVERKKPGRPKARKRFQFSKR, via the coding sequence ATGGAAATCATTAACGCAATCGGTAGGAGAAAAGCCGCTGTTGCCCGTGTTTACGTCACCGAGGGTAAGGGGAATATCACTATCAACAAACGGGATTTGGCAGAATATTTCCCGGTTGATACAATGCAGTATATCGTAAAACAACCGCTCAACCTGCTCGAAGTAGCTGGCCAGTACGACATCAAAGTGAACCTTGACGGTGGCGGAGTGAAAGGACAGGCCGAAGCGCTTCGTCTTGGTATTTCACGTGCATTGATCAAAATCGATGAAGAGAGCCGTCCGAAGCTGAAAGCTGCCGGATTCCTGACGCGTGACCCACGCGAAGTGGAACGTAAGAAGCCAGGTCGTCCGAAAGCGCGCAAACGCTTCCAGTTCTCGAAACGTTAA
- the rpsB gene encoding 30S ribosomal protein S2, translating to MPRTEFKQLLDAGVHFGHLKRKWNPNMAPYIFMEKNGIHIIDLQKTIVKIDEAAAALKSIAKSGRKVLFVATKKQAKTIVSEHIKETNMPYITERWSAGTLTNFPTIRKAVKKMTSIDKMMKDTSWDNLSKREKLQITRQRAKLDKVLGSIADLSRLPAALFVVDVMKEKIAVREAQRLNIPVFAMVDTNSNPQGIEFVIPANDDASQSIDLIIGVMAEAVKEGLSERKIEREKEGGDEKQQKQQPARQKRGSRKAAAKEAEPVKEEAPKAEPVKEEAPKAGPVKEEAKEAEPVKEEAKEAEPVKEEAPKAEPVKEEAPKAGPVKEEAKEAPVAKEKKDEEAEN from the coding sequence ATGCCTAGAACAGAATTCAAGCAATTGCTCGATGCCGGTGTTCACTTTGGACACCTGAAACGTAAGTGGAACCCGAACATGGCTCCGTACATCTTCATGGAGAAAAACGGAATCCACATTATTGATCTTCAGAAAACCATTGTAAAAATCGACGAAGCGGCGGCAGCGTTGAAATCCATTGCCAAATCAGGACGAAAAGTTCTTTTCGTTGCAACGAAAAAACAGGCTAAAACAATCGTTTCTGAGCACATCAAGGAAACCAATATGCCTTACATTACTGAGCGTTGGTCCGCTGGTACACTCACCAACTTCCCAACCATTCGTAAGGCCGTTAAGAAAATGACCTCCATCGATAAAATGATGAAGGACACGAGCTGGGATAACCTCTCAAAACGTGAAAAACTGCAGATTACCCGTCAGCGTGCCAAGCTGGACAAAGTACTCGGCTCTATCGCCGACCTGAGCCGTTTGCCTGCTGCCCTGTTTGTCGTTGACGTAATGAAAGAGAAAATCGCCGTTCGTGAAGCTCAGCGCCTGAATATTCCTGTTTTCGCGATGGTCGATACTAACTCAAATCCGCAAGGAATCGAGTTTGTTATCCCGGCAAACGACGATGCTTCTCAGTCAATTGATCTCATTATCGGTGTAATGGCCGAAGCCGTCAAAGAGGGTCTTTCAGAGCGCAAAATTGAGCGTGAAAAAGAAGGTGGCGATGAAAAACAACAAAAACAACAACCGGCCAGACAAAAACGTGGAAGCCGTAAAGCTGCCGCTAAAGAAGCTGAACCCGTAAAAGAAGAAGCTCCTAAAGCTGAACCGGTGAAAGAAGAAGCTCCTAAAGCAGGGCCTGTAAAGGAAGAAGCTAAAGAAGCTGAACCTGTAAAGGAAGAAGCTAAAGAAGCTGAGCCTGTAAAGGAAGAAGCTCCCAAAGCTGAGCCGGTGAAAGAAGAAGCTCCTAAAGCAGGGCCCGTAAAGGAAGAAGCTAAAGAAGCCCCTGTTGCCAAAGAGAAAAAAGACGAAGAAGCTGAAAATTAA
- the tsf gene encoding translation elongation factor Ts, with protein MAISAADVMKLRKATGAGMMDCKKALGEADGDFDRAIEIIRERGKLVANKRADRDATEGAALAKVSDDKKFAALVVLNCETDFVAKNEGFVAFTKKILDLAIANKPADLDALKALDMDGRPVEAHVTEQTGIIGEKLELSAYETVRAEDTIAYIHPGNKLAAIVGFSKEVADGQVAKDIAMQVAAMAPVAVDKDDVPAEIVEQELKIAKEKFRQEGKPENMLDKIAQGALNKFFKENTLLNQVYVKDGKMTIREFLASNDKELNVTDFKRYTLNA; from the coding sequence ATGGCTATTTCTGCTGCTGATGTAATGAAGTTGCGTAAAGCAACCGGCGCCGGTATGATGGACTGTAAAAAAGCCCTCGGCGAAGCCGACGGTGATTTCGACCGCGCTATTGAAATCATTCGCGAAAGAGGTAAACTGGTGGCTAACAAGCGTGCCGACCGCGATGCAACCGAAGGCGCTGCTCTCGCTAAAGTATCGGACGATAAAAAATTCGCCGCTCTGGTTGTCCTGAATTGCGAAACCGACTTCGTTGCGAAAAATGAAGGCTTTGTTGCTTTCACCAAAAAGATCCTGGATTTGGCTATTGCCAACAAACCGGCCGATCTCGACGCACTGAAAGCTCTCGATATGGATGGCCGCCCAGTTGAAGCCCATGTTACCGAACAAACCGGTATCATTGGCGAAAAACTGGAACTCTCAGCTTATGAAACTGTTCGGGCTGAAGATACCATCGCTTATATCCACCCGGGTAATAAACTGGCAGCTATTGTTGGCTTCTCGAAAGAAGTTGCCGACGGGCAAGTCGCTAAAGACATTGCGATGCAAGTTGCTGCAATGGCCCCGGTGGCTGTTGACAAAGATGATGTTCCTGCTGAAATTGTTGAACAGGAGCTCAAAATTGCCAAAGAAAAATTCCGTCAGGAAGGCAAACCAGAAAACATGCTTGACAAAATCGCACAGGGTGCTTTGAATAAATTCTTCAAGGAAAATACCCTGTTAAACCAGGTTTACGTAAAAGATGGAAAAATGACCATCCGCGAATTCCTCGCGTCTAACGACAAAGAATTGAACGTAACTGATTTCAAGCGTTACACCCTGAATGCCTGA
- the pyrH gene encoding UMP kinase, which yields MGKFKRVLLKLSGESLMGSQQYGIDRERLTDYANEINEAVDLGIEIGIVIGGGNIFRGLSGAANGFDRVKGDQMGMLATVINSLALSSALQAAGVKTRVLTAIRMEPVGEFYGREKAIESLEKGEVIILSAGTGNPYFTTDTGSSLRGIEIEADVMLKGTRVDGIYSADPEKDPTATKFDEITYDEVYNRGLKIMDLTATTMCKENNLPIVVFDMDTPGNLLKLLKGEKIGTLVHN from the coding sequence ATGGGAAAATTTAAACGTGTATTGTTGAAACTGTCCGGTGAATCGCTGATGGGCAGCCAGCAATATGGTATCGACAGGGAACGCCTGACTGATTACGCTAATGAAATTAATGAAGCCGTCGACCTGGGAATCGAAATCGGTATTGTTATCGGTGGCGGGAATATTTTCCGTGGACTGAGCGGTGCTGCTAACGGTTTCGACCGTGTAAAAGGCGACCAGATGGGTATGCTGGCAACCGTAATCAATAGTCTCGCGCTTAGCTCTGCCTTGCAGGCCGCAGGCGTTAAAACACGCGTTCTGACCGCCATTCGTATGGAACCCGTTGGTGAATTTTATGGCAGGGAAAAGGCTATTGAATCATTGGAGAAAGGTGAAGTAATCATCTTATCGGCAGGAACCGGAAACCCCTACTTCACTACCGATACGGGCTCATCCCTTAGGGGTATCGAAATCGAAGCGGATGTCATGCTGAAAGGTACCAGGGTAGATGGAATCTATTCGGCCGACCCGGAAAAAGATCCAACAGCCACCAAATTCGATGAGATTACTTATGATGAAGTATACAATCGGGGATTAAAAATTATGGATTTAACGGCCACAACCATGTGTAAGGAAAATAATCTTCCTATCGTGGTTTTCGATATGGATACGCCCGGTAACCTGCTGAAATTATTGAAAGGTGAGAAAATCGGCACGTTAGTGCACAATTAA
- the frr gene encoding ribosome recycling factor, which yields MNEEIQMILDDARTRMEQALEHLEKELAHIRAGKANPRMLDGLMVDYYGSKTPLNQVSNVSTPDARTIAIQPWEKKLIPEIEKAIINANLGFNPDNNGDIIRINVPPLTEERRKALVKDTHREGENAKVSIRTARKDANDYLKKLLKEKEISEDMEKNAVDEIQIITDAYIKDVDTGIENKEQEIMTV from the coding sequence ATGAACGAAGAAATTCAAATGATATTGGATGACGCCCGTACCCGGATGGAACAGGCGCTTGAGCATCTCGAAAAAGAATTGGCACACATTCGTGCCGGAAAAGCCAATCCGCGTATGCTGGATGGTCTGATGGTTGATTATTATGGTTCGAAAACTCCGCTGAACCAGGTTTCCAACGTCAGCACCCCGGATGCCCGTACCATCGCTATTCAGCCCTGGGAAAAGAAATTGATCCCCGAAATTGAAAAAGCCATTATCAATGCCAATCTTGGTTTTAACCCTGATAACAATGGCGACATCATCCGCATTAATGTACCACCGTTGACCGAAGAACGACGTAAAGCACTGGTAAAAGACACACACCGCGAAGGTGAAAATGCCAAGGTTAGTATTCGTACGGCGCGAAAAGACGCCAACGATTACCTGAAGAAATTATTGAAAGAGAAGGAGATTTCGGAAGATATGGAGAAGAATGCCGTTGACGAGATCCAGATCATTACCGATGCATACATCAAAGATGTTGATACAGGGATCGAGAATAAAGAACAGGAAATCATGACGGTATAA
- a CDS encoding BtpA/SgcQ family protein produces MKLSFKRKAIIGMVHLGALPGTPQHKMSMTEIITTAVKEALIYNSHELDAVMIENMHDVPYMNRKVGPEIIAAMTAVALAVKQEIEIPVGIQVLAGANTDAVAIAKAAGLDFIRAEGYVFGHVADEGYMDSDAAFLMRYRKLIGADDVGIFTDIRKKHASHNITADVDLEEMIQAAEFFLSEGIIITGAATGKKAAIEDVKTARRASKLPVLIGSGISEGNIGAYWPFADGFIIGSSLKEEGSWMNTVDKNRVGSLMKKVKYLREN; encoded by the coding sequence GTGAAATTATCGTTTAAACGAAAAGCCATTATTGGAATGGTGCACCTGGGCGCATTGCCGGGCACACCCCAACATAAAATGAGCATGACCGAGATTATTACTACGGCAGTAAAAGAAGCTTTGATTTATAACAGTCACGAGCTGGATGCGGTCATGATTGAGAACATGCATGATGTGCCCTACATGAACCGGAAGGTTGGGCCGGAAATTATTGCAGCCATGACGGCTGTTGCGCTGGCTGTTAAGCAGGAAATTGAAATACCGGTAGGAATCCAGGTTTTGGCAGGGGCTAACACCGATGCTGTAGCTATTGCGAAAGCGGCCGGCCTTGATTTTATCAGGGCAGAGGGCTATGTGTTCGGTCATGTGGCGGACGAAGGTTATATGGATTCAGACGCTGCCTTTTTGATGCGCTACCGGAAATTAATAGGAGCAGATGACGTGGGCATTTTTACCGACATCCGGAAGAAACATGCTTCGCACAATATCACCGCGGACGTGGATCTGGAAGAAATGATCCAGGCTGCCGAATTTTTCCTTTCCGAAGGAATTATTATCACGGGTGCAGCGACGGGTAAAAAAGCCGCTATTGAGGACGTAAAGACAGCTAGACGAGCATCTAAGCTTCCGGTCCTGATCGGGTCCGGCATATCGGAGGGAAATATCGGAGCATACTGGCCGTTTGCCGATGGTTTTATTATCGGTTCATCGTTGAAGGAAGAAGGATCCTGGATGAATACGGTTGATAAAAACCGGGTCGGTTCGCTGATGAAAAAGGTAAAGTACCTCAGGGAAAATTGA
- a CDS encoding thioredoxin family protein produces the protein MKRLVFALLFVLGLSVDPIFAQGVHIYDPQANATEQIAEAVKKAHAEGKSVFLQIGGNWCPWCVKFHGFCDNTPEIHQLMEKDYVRVMVNYSKENKNLDVLAELGYPQRFGFPVLVILNDKGERIHTQNSAYLEEDGGYSIKKVAGFLKNWGPDALNPAHYASK, from the coding sequence ATGAAAAGACTTGTTTTCGCACTCCTCTTTGTCCTCGGACTATCCGTTGACCCGATTTTTGCACAGGGGGTACATATCTACGACCCGCAAGCCAATGCCACCGAACAAATCGCTGAGGCTGTAAAAAAAGCCCATGCTGAAGGGAAAAGCGTTTTTCTGCAAATTGGCGGTAACTGGTGCCCCTGGTGTGTGAAATTCCACGGATTTTGCGATAATACCCCGGAGATTCATCAATTGATGGAAAAAGACTATGTCAGGGTAATGGTGAACTACAGCAAGGAAAACAAAAATCTGGACGTGCTTGCCGAATTAGGTTATCCGCAGCGTTTTGGTTTCCCGGTATTGGTTATCCTGAATGACAAAGGGGAACGTATACACACACAGAATTCGGCCTATCTGGAAGAAGACGGAGGCTACAGCATCAAAAAAGTAGCCGGTTTTCTGAAGAACTGGGGTCCGGATGCCTTAAATCCGGCACATTATGCCTCGAAATAA
- a CDS encoding DUF4421 family protein, with amino-acid sequence MRLIIFLVVFSFLSNTVDGQGSLWEKLNSPPDSSFVASYRNDLIVRLYTSRKYMGQQFLDGSASKSLNYQPSNNYLVGFGINYKLLGINAGFSLPSMRKSMDKYGKTSFFDLQSHVYLRRITFDLFSHVFWGQYLSNSSNILTTPPERGFYYARPDIRSYAVNAEVNYNFNYSRYSLRAPFLQDEWQKRNAGSFFAGGGIYWDGSDADSSFVPSGITVPDFYGGVDFKCWELLALAATGGYAYTFVIDKRFFVVLSAVGGIGVGRSMLADMEGRDYRTYTPFYKLTERFGFGYQYGRMYVGATCVNMDMLFNSPLDNARIHYRSGNIRVNIAYRFSLKKKIKILPGMK; translated from the coding sequence ATGCGGTTAATTATCTTTCTGGTTGTATTTTCTTTCCTTTCTAATACCGTTGACGGGCAGGGTTCGTTATGGGAAAAACTGAACTCACCTCCCGATAGCAGTTTTGTTGCTTCCTACCGGAACGATCTCATCGTTAGGTTATATACCTCCCGTAAATATATGGGGCAACAGTTCCTCGATGGTTCTGCATCAAAAAGTCTTAATTATCAACCCAGTAATAATTACCTGGTTGGCTTCGGTATTAATTACAAGCTGTTGGGCATTAATGCCGGGTTTAGCCTTCCATCGATGAGAAAATCAATGGACAAGTACGGGAAAACATCTTTCTTCGACTTACAGTCCCATGTTTACTTGCGGCGGATTACCTTCGATCTGTTTTCTCATGTCTTTTGGGGACAGTACCTGTCTAACAGTTCAAATATATTAACCACCCCCCCCGAAAGAGGCTTTTACTACGCCCGTCCGGATATTCGCTCCTATGCTGTGAACGCCGAAGTGAATTACAATTTCAATTACTCCCGGTATAGTCTCCGGGCGCCTTTTCTTCAGGACGAATGGCAGAAGAGGAACGCAGGAAGTTTTTTCGCAGGTGGCGGAATCTACTGGGACGGCTCGGATGCTGATTCCTCATTCGTCCCATCGGGGATTACTGTGCCGGATTTTTATGGTGGAGTGGATTTTAAATGCTGGGAGTTGCTGGCTTTAGCGGCAACTGGTGGCTATGCGTATACTTTTGTAATTGATAAACGATTCTTTGTCGTGCTCTCCGCTGTTGGCGGAATTGGAGTAGGACGGAGTATGCTTGCCGATATGGAAGGTCGCGATTATCGCACGTACACACCATTTTATAAGTTGACTGAACGTTTTGGATTTGGCTATCAGTATGGACGAATGTATGTTGGAGCTACATGTGTGAACATGGATATGCTGTTCAATTCACCGCTCGACAATGCAAGAATTCATTATCGCTCGGGAAATATCAGGGTCAATATTGCTTATCGGTTTAGTTTGAAAAAGAAAATAAAGATCTTGCCTGGTATGAAATAA
- a CDS encoding SPOR domain-containing protein, which translates to MKILRALFIFSLAFVFGCQTQHLMPEATTPEQIKEPETAKIDNAPKIVVKEERVSVPAGEEKSLASKRFYVILGSFGVYQNAQKFKSELMHEGFYPGILVNENGLYRVCVDSYDDENTARSKVSDIRNKYSDVWLLIKKED; encoded by the coding sequence ATGAAAATTCTGAGAGCCCTCTTTATATTTAGTCTGGCATTTGTGTTCGGTTGTCAAACCCAACACTTGATGCCGGAAGCTACTACTCCCGAACAAATAAAAGAACCGGAAACCGCCAAGATTGACAATGCACCGAAGATTGTGGTGAAAGAAGAACGCGTCAGTGTTCCTGCAGGGGAAGAAAAATCGCTCGCTAGCAAACGTTTTTATGTGATCCTTGGAAGTTTTGGTGTGTATCAGAATGCACAGAAGTTTAAAAGTGAGTTGATGCACGAAGGTTTTTATCCGGGAATTCTGGTCAACGAAAACGGGTTGTACCGGGTTTGTGTCGATAGTTACGATGATGAAAATACGGCCCGGAGTAAAGTTTCGGATATACGGAACAAGTATAGTGATGTCTGGTTACTGATTAAAAAGGAAGATTAA